Proteins from one Anthonomus grandis grandis chromosome 8, icAntGran1.3, whole genome shotgun sequence genomic window:
- the LOC126739997 gene encoding epimerase family protein SDR39U1 isoform X2, whose product MPGPHNMSWNELNAKGLPKDTTAVVNLAGQNVMDFKQRWTAGFKQNVFNSRINTTAALAKAINNSLVKPKAYVTMSGVGAYKPDPKKEYTECNNLEPFDFFSKLVLEWEKAAKLDPPAKNECRLVTIRSGVVLGRDGGMIKNLYLPFFFGLGGPVGDGSQYLPWIHIQDLVDLIIYAIENDRVEGVLNGVAPTPCTNKQFSDAFAKAMNRPALIPVPTFVFNLMLGSERAKMITEGQIVIPRRTQDAGFKFNYPTVQAACENIVKQK is encoded by the exons ATGCCTGGGCCTCACAACATGTCTTGGAACGAACTTAATGCCAAAGGACTACCTAAAGACACTACTGCTGTTGTCAATTTAgctg GACAAAACGTTATGGATTTCAAACAAAGATGGACAGCAGGCTTCAAACAAAACGTTTTTAACTCGAGAATAAATACCACAGCAGCATTAGCAAAGGCCATTAACAATTCCCTAGTTAAACCTAAAGCGTATGTCACTATGTCAG gtGTAGGTGCTTATAAACCAGACCCAAAAAAGGAATACACCGAATGCAACAACTTGGagccatttgattttttttcaaaattagtaTTAGAGTGGGAAAAAGCGGCAAAATTAGACCCACCAGCAAAAAATGAATGCAGGTTGGTTACTATTAGAAGTGGTGTTGTTTTGG GTAGAGATGGTGGAATGATAAAAAACCTATATCTGCCATTTTTCTTTGGACTGGGAGGCCCAGTTGGCGACGGATCCCAATACTTACCATGGATCCACATTCAAGACTTGGTGGATCTCATCATTTACGCCATTGAAAACGATAGAGTAGAAGGAGTATTAAACGGAGTAGCACCAACCCCTTGTACCAATAAACAGTTCTCAGAT GCTTTTGCTAAGGCAATGAACAGACCTGCCCTGATCCCAGTACCAACTTTCGTGTTTAACTTGATGTTGGGTTCGGAAAGGGCAAAAATGATAACAGAAGGGCAAATTGTTATTCCGCGGAGGACCCAAGATGCCggttttaagtttaattatcCTACTGTACAGGCGGCGTGTGAAAATATAGTGAAGCAGAAGTAA
- the LOC126739997 gene encoding epimerase family protein SDR39U1 isoform X1 — protein MSGTVLVGGGTGFVGKHLTNSLKNKKYGVKIVSRMPGPHNMSWNELNAKGLPKDTTAVVNLAGQNVMDFKQRWTAGFKQNVFNSRINTTAALAKAINNSLVKPKAYVTMSGVGAYKPDPKKEYTECNNLEPFDFFSKLVLEWEKAAKLDPPAKNECRLVTIRSGVVLGRDGGMIKNLYLPFFFGLGGPVGDGSQYLPWIHIQDLVDLIIYAIENDRVEGVLNGVAPTPCTNKQFSDAFAKAMNRPALIPVPTFVFNLMLGSERAKMITEGQIVIPRRTQDAGFKFNYPTVQAACENIVKQK, from the exons ATGTCCGGAACAGTTTTGGTCG GTGGTGGAACCGGGTTTGTCGGCAAACATCTCACAAACAgtctgaaaaacaaaaaatatggggTTAAGATTGTGTCAAGAATGCCTGGGCCTCACAACATGTCTTGGAACGAACTTAATGCCAAAGGACTACCTAAAGACACTACTGCTGTTGTCAATTTAgctg GACAAAACGTTATGGATTTCAAACAAAGATGGACAGCAGGCTTCAAACAAAACGTTTTTAACTCGAGAATAAATACCACAGCAGCATTAGCAAAGGCCATTAACAATTCCCTAGTTAAACCTAAAGCGTATGTCACTATGTCAG gtGTAGGTGCTTATAAACCAGACCCAAAAAAGGAATACACCGAATGCAACAACTTGGagccatttgattttttttcaaaattagtaTTAGAGTGGGAAAAAGCGGCAAAATTAGACCCACCAGCAAAAAATGAATGCAGGTTGGTTACTATTAGAAGTGGTGTTGTTTTGG GTAGAGATGGTGGAATGATAAAAAACCTATATCTGCCATTTTTCTTTGGACTGGGAGGCCCAGTTGGCGACGGATCCCAATACTTACCATGGATCCACATTCAAGACTTGGTGGATCTCATCATTTACGCCATTGAAAACGATAGAGTAGAAGGAGTATTAAACGGAGTAGCACCAACCCCTTGTACCAATAAACAGTTCTCAGAT GCTTTTGCTAAGGCAATGAACAGACCTGCCCTGATCCCAGTACCAACTTTCGTGTTTAACTTGATGTTGGGTTCGGAAAGGGCAAAAATGATAACAGAAGGGCAAATTGTTATTCCGCGGAGGACCCAAGATGCCggttttaagtttaattatcCTACTGTACAGGCGGCGTGTGAAAATATAGTGAAGCAGAAGTAA